Proteins from a single region of Longimicrobium sp.:
- a CDS encoding glycoside hydrolase family 43 protein — MNRVRGQTAFARAGWALLAAAQFAACTPPVQAPGTPAPATGAVCTFTNPVARGADPWLEFRDGYYYMAQSKNQDGQNSTIWVFRSRKLTDPMRDSVKVWTAPDTGWNQTHVWAPEIRMVDGRWYIYYAAGRPGPQDAPFIFQRAGVIRAAGNDPQGAYEDLGQLDTGGSLATHADDVWAIDFTVHRFNGQLYGMWSGWENNTPLARTPQYIYIARMSNPHTISGPRAQISAPTESWERREDPVDGLDLNEGPQVLARGDQTFVVYSTRESWLRSYRLGMLRLNSPTADPMLPSSWTKTGPVFAEANGVYGPGHNGFAKSPDGTEDWIIYHAKVDTGPNWNRVIRAQPFTWNADGSPNFGQPVASGVPLRVPSGEPCER; from the coding sequence ATGAATCGCGTTCGTGGTCAGACTGCCTTCGCCCGCGCCGGATGGGCCCTGCTCGCCGCCGCGCAGTTCGCGGCATGCACCCCGCCCGTGCAGGCGCCGGGAACGCCCGCTCCCGCCACGGGCGCGGTCTGCACGTTCACGAACCCCGTCGCCAGGGGCGCCGACCCGTGGCTGGAGTTCCGCGACGGCTACTACTACATGGCGCAATCGAAGAACCAGGACGGGCAAAATAGCACCATCTGGGTGTTCCGGTCGAGAAAGCTCACCGACCCCATGCGCGACAGCGTAAAGGTGTGGACCGCGCCCGACACGGGGTGGAACCAGACGCACGTCTGGGCACCGGAAATCCGCATGGTGGACGGCCGCTGGTACATCTACTACGCCGCGGGCCGCCCCGGGCCACAGGATGCGCCGTTCATCTTCCAGCGCGCGGGGGTGATCCGCGCCGCCGGCAACGATCCGCAGGGCGCGTACGAAGACCTGGGCCAGCTGGACACGGGCGGCAGCCTGGCCACCCACGCCGACGACGTGTGGGCCATCGACTTCACCGTCCATCGCTTCAACGGCCAGCTGTACGGGATGTGGTCGGGGTGGGAGAACAACACGCCGCTCGCGCGCACGCCCCAGTACATCTACATCGCGCGGATGTCCAACCCGCACACCATCAGCGGCCCGCGCGCCCAGATCTCCGCGCCCACCGAAAGCTGGGAGCGGCGGGAAGATCCGGTGGACGGGCTGGACCTGAACGAAGGACCGCAGGTGCTGGCGCGCGGCGACCAGACGTTCGTCGTGTACTCCACGCGCGAGTCGTGGCTGCGGTCGTATCGCTTAGGGATGCTGCGGCTGAACAGCCCCACGGCGGATCCCATGCTGCCCTCCAGCTGGACCAAGACGGGCCCCGTGTTCGCCGAAGCCAACGGGGTGTACGGCCCGGGGCACAACGGCTTCGCGAAGTCGCCGGACGGCACGGAGGACTGGATCATCTACCACGCCAAGGTCGACACGGGACCCAACTGGAACCGGGTGATCCGCGCGCAGCCCTTCACCTGGAACGCGGACGGGTCGCCCAACTTCGGGCAGCCGGTGGCGTCGGGCGTGCCGCTGCGCGTCCCCTCCGGCGAGCCCTGCGAGCGCTGA
- a CDS encoding ABC transporter permease, with translation MEATSAVPRTRGAGLAGRGWEALGATGGAVLALVVLVIANALFTPNFATAGNFWNVLFQLAVTLLVAVGMTLVIATGGIDLSVGSVMAIAAAVAAVTLDSGLFVAIPAALLAAMAVGLLNGAFVSYFKVQAIVVTLATLLAGRGLAQVINRDGALIAIDDPGFLSLGRGHLGPVPVQVLIAAVVVGLAVFVLRSTPFGRYVLAAGGNPAAARLAGVPVNRTVVSVYVISGLLAGMAGLIEASRLGASAAAKIGQNVELDAIAAVVVGGTLLSGGRATIMGTVVGALIMQVIATSFNMLLVPYAWALAFKALIIFFAVYLQRPRRV, from the coding sequence ATGGAAGCAACTTCAGCGGTCCCGCGCACGCGCGGCGCGGGGCTGGCCGGCCGGGGATGGGAGGCGCTGGGCGCCACCGGGGGCGCGGTGCTCGCCCTGGTGGTACTGGTGATCGCCAACGCCCTCTTCACACCCAACTTCGCCACGGCGGGCAACTTCTGGAACGTGCTGTTCCAGCTGGCCGTCACCCTCCTCGTCGCGGTGGGGATGACGCTGGTGATCGCCACCGGCGGCATCGACCTGTCCGTGGGATCGGTCATGGCCATCGCCGCGGCCGTCGCGGCAGTGACGCTGGACTCCGGGCTCTTCGTCGCCATCCCCGCGGCGCTGCTGGCCGCGATGGCCGTGGGGCTGCTGAACGGCGCCTTCGTCTCCTACTTCAAGGTGCAGGCGATCGTCGTCACGCTCGCCACGCTGCTGGCGGGGCGAGGCTTGGCGCAGGTGATCAACCGCGACGGCGCGCTGATCGCCATCGATGATCCCGGGTTCCTGTCGCTGGGGCGCGGGCACCTGGGCCCGGTGCCCGTGCAGGTGCTAATCGCCGCCGTGGTCGTCGGGCTGGCCGTCTTCGTCCTCCGCTCCACGCCGTTCGGGCGGTACGTGCTGGCCGCCGGTGGGAATCCCGCCGCGGCGCGCCTGGCCGGCGTTCCCGTCAACCGCACCGTCGTCTCCGTCTACGTGATCAGCGGGCTCCTGGCCGGGATGGCGGGGCTGATCGAGGCGTCGCGCCTGGGGGCCAGCGCCGCCGCCAAGATCGGGCAGAACGTGGAGCTGGACGCCATCGCCGCCGTGGTGGTGGGCGGAACCCTGCTCAGCGGCGGGCGCGCGACCATCATGGGTACCGTCGTGGGCGCGCTGATCATGCAGGTGATCGCCACCAGCTTCAACATGCTGCTGGTTCCCTACGCGTGGGCGCTGGCCTTCAAGGCGCTCATCATCTTCTTCGCCGTCTACCTCCAACGCCCGAGGCGGGTCTAG
- a CDS encoding glycoside hydrolase family 43 protein: MRVTAVLALAALSACAPPSGRTPSADASASNATYTNPVLDVDFPDPTVIRASDGTYYAYATQGEQDGVSINIQVARSRDLVVWERIGDALPVKPSWASRTQDFWAPHVSEHGGTFYLYYSAKPDAALSDSTRGLCLAVATASRPEGPFTDKGQPLQCGPSFVNIDPMAFDDPQTGRRLLYWGSGFGPIKVQELAADRVSFAAGSSPLDLVHTVPTSDSTDYQRLVEGAWVTYRAPFYYLFYSGDNCCGPRAHYAALVARSRSATGPFETLAQATGARTSAILERSGQWNAPGHNSVITDARGTDWIIYHAVDVRRPRSKPTDDVNTRRVMLIDPLVYVDGWPRVDRGPSSQPRPAPAMP; encoded by the coding sequence ATGCGTGTCACCGCCGTACTCGCCCTCGCCGCGCTCTCCGCCTGCGCTCCACCGTCCGGGCGCACGCCGTCGGCGGACGCGTCCGCGTCGAATGCGACGTACACGAATCCCGTCCTGGACGTCGACTTTCCCGATCCCACGGTGATCCGCGCGTCCGACGGGACGTACTACGCCTACGCCACGCAGGGCGAGCAGGACGGCGTGTCGATCAACATCCAGGTTGCCCGCTCGCGCGATCTTGTGGTGTGGGAGCGGATCGGCGACGCGCTGCCGGTGAAGCCGTCGTGGGCCAGCCGCACGCAGGATTTCTGGGCGCCTCACGTGTCCGAGCACGGCGGCACCTTCTACCTCTACTACTCCGCCAAGCCCGACGCGGCGCTGAGCGACAGCACGCGCGGGCTCTGCCTGGCCGTGGCGACCGCGAGCCGTCCCGAAGGCCCGTTCACCGACAAGGGCCAGCCGCTGCAGTGCGGGCCCAGCTTCGTGAACATCGACCCGATGGCCTTCGACGACCCGCAGACCGGCCGGCGGCTGCTGTACTGGGGCTCGGGCTTCGGACCGATCAAGGTGCAGGAGCTTGCGGCGGACCGCGTGTCGTTCGCGGCGGGAAGCAGCCCGTTGGACCTCGTGCACACGGTGCCCACGTCGGATTCCACCGATTACCAGCGGTTGGTGGAGGGGGCGTGGGTGACGTATCGCGCGCCGTTCTACTACCTGTTCTACTCCGGCGACAACTGCTGCGGCCCGCGCGCTCACTACGCGGCGCTGGTGGCGCGCTCGCGCAGCGCAACCGGACCGTTCGAAACGCTCGCCCAGGCGACCGGCGCGCGGACGAGCGCCATCCTGGAGCGTAGCGGGCAGTGGAACGCGCCGGGGCACAACTCGGTGATCACGGACGCGCGCGGCACCGACTGGATCATCTACCATGCGGTCGATGTGCGCCGTCCGCGCTCCAAGCCCACGGACGACGTGAACACGCGGCGCGTGATGCTGATCGATCCCCTGGTGTACGTGGACGGCTGGCCGCGCGTGGACCGCGGCCCGTCTTCGCAGCCGAGGCCCGCGCCGGCGATGCCGTAG
- a CDS encoding ABC transporter substrate-binding protein — protein sequence MSLPQRRSSRLLTGILTVLAVLPMAGCQREDGGKFTVGFSQMGHDNPWRMAQTASLRDEAKKRGMEIVVTDAQDQTAKQVADVEDLIARRVDVILLAPREFEGLAPALQAARDANIPVILVDREAEGTPGEDFVTFLGSNFVEQGRRAAEWLVKETGGTAGIVELTGTPGSSVAADRAKGFREVIAKHPGMKILASQTGEFSRANGQRVMQNIAQSLGPQITAVYAHNDEMALGAIQAIRAGGRTPGTDVKIVSIDGQRAALEAIQRGELGATVESNPRFGPIAFETIEQIRKGEQVPTKKLISDRFFDRNNAAQFVAEAY from the coding sequence ATGTCCCTTCCGCAGCGCCGCAGCAGCAGGCTCCTGACCGGCATCCTCACCGTCCTGGCCGTCCTTCCCATGGCCGGGTGCCAGCGCGAGGACGGTGGAAAGTTCACCGTGGGCTTCTCGCAGATGGGGCACGACAACCCCTGGCGGATGGCCCAGACGGCCAGCCTGCGCGACGAGGCCAAGAAGCGCGGGATGGAGATCGTGGTGACCGACGCGCAGGACCAGACGGCCAAGCAGGTAGCCGACGTCGAAGACCTGATCGCCCGCCGCGTAGACGTGATCCTGCTGGCGCCGCGCGAGTTCGAGGGCCTTGCCCCCGCGCTGCAGGCGGCGCGCGACGCCAACATCCCCGTGATCCTGGTGGACCGCGAGGCCGAGGGCACGCCCGGCGAGGACTTCGTCACCTTCCTGGGGAGCAACTTCGTGGAGCAGGGGCGCCGCGCCGCCGAGTGGCTGGTAAAGGAGACGGGGGGCACCGCGGGGATCGTGGAGCTCACGGGAACGCCGGGCTCGTCGGTGGCGGCGGACCGGGCCAAGGGTTTCCGCGAGGTGATCGCCAAGCACCCGGGGATGAAGATCCTGGCCTCGCAGACGGGCGAGTTCTCGCGCGCCAACGGGCAGCGTGTGATGCAGAACATCGCGCAGTCGCTGGGGCCGCAGATCACCGCCGTCTACGCGCACAACGACGAGATGGCGCTGGGCGCCATCCAGGCGATCCGGGCGGGCGGCCGCACCCCGGGTACGGACGTGAAGATCGTCTCCATCGACGGCCAGCGCGCCGCGCTCGAGGCCATCCAGCGCGGCGAGCTGGGCGCCACGGTGGAAAGCAACCCGCGCTTCGGCCCCATCGCCTTCGAAACGATCGAGCAGATCCGCAAGGGCGAGCAGGTGCCCACGAAGAAGCTGATCTCCGACCGCTTCTTCGACCGGAACAACGCGGCGCAGTTCGTGGCAGAAGCGTACTGA
- a CDS encoding family 43 glycosylhydrolase, with the protein MTSSEAVPGPASYRPLFPESADQGDPYLLAIPDGVAADYRYYVYVTRDQTSDGRGGTATPGAFPAFASHDLATWHPLGPTLDGDATRYAFWAPCVRHIPGLDRPYVMLYSHGAGVGEQAHIGHQIRRADSDRPEGPFTDTGHVLTPDTDFAIDADVYPGPDGSLRMAYATDFVDREPFGTGIVEVAVSDDLTRVLSSPALLARPSEDWHLFDGARRMPWKDIPGVDWRTDTVRWSTVEGPVGGLVNPQGRRVYLYSGGCYFGFYAVGALVEDDAGTLVNATRDGRGFVLGSLPEHGFHAPGHCDWFRAADGREWLVTHARFGSPEAPRNAALVELRWDEDGLPYCPPPA; encoded by the coding sequence ATGACTTCCTCAGAGGCTGTTCCCGGGCCGGCAAGCTACCGGCCCCTCTTTCCCGAGTCCGCCGACCAGGGCGATCCCTACCTGCTCGCCATCCCCGACGGCGTGGCTGCGGACTACCGCTACTACGTGTACGTCACGCGGGACCAAACGAGCGACGGGCGGGGCGGCACGGCGACGCCCGGCGCCTTTCCCGCGTTCGCCTCGCACGACCTCGCCACCTGGCATCCGCTCGGCCCCACGCTGGACGGCGACGCGACGCGGTATGCCTTCTGGGCGCCATGCGTGCGCCACATCCCTGGGCTCGACCGACCGTATGTGATGCTCTACTCGCACGGCGCGGGCGTCGGCGAGCAGGCGCACATCGGCCACCAGATCCGCCGCGCGGACAGCGACCGGCCGGAGGGCCCGTTCACCGACACCGGCCACGTGCTGACGCCGGATACCGACTTCGCCATCGACGCCGACGTGTACCCCGGGCCCGACGGCTCGCTGCGGATGGCGTACGCCACCGACTTCGTGGACCGCGAGCCGTTCGGCACCGGCATCGTGGAGGTGGCGGTCAGCGACGACCTCACGCGCGTCCTGTCGTCCCCCGCCCTGCTCGCGCGCCCGTCGGAGGACTGGCACCTGTTCGACGGCGCGCGGCGCATGCCCTGGAAGGACATCCCCGGCGTGGACTGGCGCACCGACACCGTGCGCTGGAGCACCGTCGAGGGGCCGGTCGGCGGCCTGGTCAATCCCCAGGGCCGGCGCGTGTACCTGTACAGCGGCGGATGCTACTTCGGCTTCTACGCCGTGGGCGCGCTGGTGGAGGACGATGCCGGGACGCTGGTGAACGCTACGCGCGATGGGCGCGGGTTCGTCCTGGGCTCGCTTCCCGAGCACGGCTTCCATGCCCCGGGCCACTGCGACTGGTTCCGCGCCGCGGATGGCCGCGAGTGGCTGGTCACCCATGCCCGGTTCGGCTCGCCCGAGGCGCCGCGCAACGCCGCCCTCGTGGAGCTTCGCTGGGACGAGGACGGGCTGCCGTACTGCCCGCCGCCGGCGTAG
- a CDS encoding ABC transporter permease, with protein sequence MEHQGQMGGAALDVRLAEPGSTPPGAGSGMPARPVPALRARAASLLQRQGAVVALIVVCVFGAIRYAPFATPENLLNVLRQNSMLGMVALGMTMVILTGGIDLSVGSVLALAGIVAAVLSPQGTLVAVAGGLAAGAVLGTINGVLITKARIQPFIVTLAMMIAARGVALGVTEENSVRVDRAAQGFMWLGRGRMLGIPVPVVMAALAFLIGWVVLRYTRFGRYVYAAGDHQDAARLLGLQVDRVLIATYAISGVLAAMAGIVLAGRLGAGQPVAGTGWELDAIAAVVVGGTLLSGGQGGVGATVVGVLLLGVIFNLFNLEGTITPWWQGVLRGVFLLGVVVVQSRLQRRATPGH encoded by the coding sequence GTGGAACATCAGGGGCAGATGGGCGGCGCCGCCCTCGACGTGCGCCTCGCGGAGCCCGGCAGCACGCCGCCGGGCGCGGGAAGTGGAATGCCCGCGCGCCCGGTGCCGGCGCTGCGCGCCAGGGCCGCGTCGCTGCTGCAGCGCCAGGGTGCCGTGGTGGCGCTGATCGTGGTGTGCGTGTTCGGCGCCATCCGCTACGCGCCCTTCGCCACCCCCGAGAACCTGCTGAACGTGCTTCGCCAGAACAGCATGCTGGGCATGGTGGCGCTGGGGATGACGATGGTGATCCTTACCGGCGGCATCGACCTTTCCGTGGGCTCCGTGCTGGCGCTGGCGGGAATCGTGGCCGCCGTCCTTTCGCCGCAGGGAACGCTCGTCGCCGTCGCCGGGGGACTGGCGGCCGGGGCGGTGCTGGGGACCATCAACGGCGTGCTCATCACCAAGGCGCGCATCCAGCCGTTCATCGTCACCCTGGCGATGATGATCGCGGCGCGCGGCGTGGCCCTGGGCGTGACGGAAGAGAACTCGGTGCGGGTGGACCGGGCCGCGCAGGGCTTCATGTGGCTGGGCCGCGGGCGGATGCTCGGTATCCCCGTTCCCGTGGTCATGGCGGCGCTGGCGTTCCTGATCGGCTGGGTGGTGCTTCGCTACACGCGCTTCGGGCGCTACGTGTACGCCGCGGGCGACCACCAGGACGCCGCGCGTCTGCTGGGGCTGCAGGTGGACCGCGTGTTGATCGCCACCTACGCCATCAGCGGAGTGCTTGCCGCGATGGCGGGAATCGTCCTGGCCGGGCGGCTGGGCGCCGGGCAGCCGGTGGCGGGTACGGGCTGGGAGCTCGATGCCATCGCGGCCGTGGTCGTGGGCGGAACGCTGCTGTCCGGTGGCCAGGGCGGCGTGGGAGCCACCGTGGTGGGCGTGCTGCTGCTGGGGGTGATCTTCAACCTGTTCAACCTGGAAGGCACCATCACCCCGTGGTGGCAGGGCGTGCTTCGCGGCGTGTTCCTGCTGGGCGTGGTGGTGGTGCAGAGCCGCCTGCAGCGCCGGGCCACGCCGGGCCATTGA
- a CDS encoding UDP-glucose--hexose-1-phosphate uridylyltransferase: MTETNDLLEHPHRRFNPLSGEWVLVSPHRAKRPWQGQVERPAAEVRPPHDPGCYLCPGNARAGGERNPDYTGTYVFGNDFAALRPDAPDAEVEVDGLLRARSESGVCRVVCFSPRHDLSLPDLEPAALRGVVDVWAEEFARLGSRPDIGHVQIFENKGEAMGCSNPHPHGQIWAQRSVPLIAAREGERLGEHFARHGRTLLDDYLRLELDRQERIVCANDGFVALVPFWAIWPFETMVISRRPVPDLLALDDGERDALADVLKRLTTRYDNLFGVSFPYSAGLHQAPTDSQPHPEWHLHMHFFPPLLRSATVRKFMVGYEMLGEPQRDVTPESSAERLRALSETRTTAGAA; encoded by the coding sequence GTGACGGAAACGAACGACCTGCTGGAACACCCGCACCGCCGGTTCAACCCGCTTTCCGGCGAGTGGGTGCTGGTATCGCCCCACCGCGCCAAGCGTCCATGGCAGGGACAGGTGGAGCGGCCCGCGGCGGAGGTGCGCCCGCCGCACGATCCCGGGTGCTACCTGTGCCCCGGGAACGCGCGGGCAGGCGGCGAGCGGAACCCGGACTACACGGGCACGTACGTCTTCGGCAACGACTTCGCCGCGCTCCGGCCGGACGCGCCGGATGCGGAGGTGGAGGTGGACGGCCTGCTGCGCGCTCGCAGCGAGTCGGGCGTGTGCCGCGTCGTCTGCTTCTCCCCGCGCCACGACCTTTCCCTGCCGGACCTGGAGCCCGCCGCCCTGCGTGGCGTGGTGGATGTGTGGGCCGAGGAGTTCGCGCGGCTGGGAAGCCGGCCCGACATCGGGCACGTGCAGATCTTCGAGAACAAGGGCGAGGCGATGGGGTGCAGCAACCCCCATCCCCACGGGCAGATCTGGGCCCAGCGCTCCGTTCCGCTGATCGCCGCGCGCGAGGGCGAGCGGCTGGGCGAGCACTTCGCCCGGCACGGCCGCACGCTGCTGGACGACTACCTTCGGCTGGAGTTGGATCGGCAGGAGCGGATCGTTTGCGCTAACGACGGCTTCGTCGCGCTGGTCCCGTTCTGGGCGATCTGGCCGTTCGAGACGATGGTCATCAGCCGCCGCCCCGTGCCCGACCTGCTGGCGCTGGACGACGGCGAGCGCGACGCCCTGGCGGACGTGCTCAAGCGGCTGACGACGCGCTACGACAACCTGTTCGGCGTCTCGTTTCCCTACTCGGCGGGGCTGCACCAGGCGCCCACCGACAGCCAGCCCCACCCCGAGTGGCACCTGCACATGCACTTCTTTCCTCCGCTGCTCCGCTCCGCCACGGTGAGGAAGTTCATGGTGGGATACGAGATGCTGGGCGAGCCGCAGCGTGACGTGACGCCGGAAAGCAGCGCCGAGCGTCTGCGCGCCCTGTCCGAGACTCGGACGACGGCGGGGGCAGCGTGA
- a CDS encoding sugar ABC transporter ATP-binding protein, which yields MTNPAPAPPPSVAPEILRLEGIVKRFAGATALDGVNFTLRPGEVHALVGENGAGKSTLIKIMTGAYRRDGGQMWLEGQPVDFTTPAAAQAAGVIAVHQEIHLLSFRTVAENVYLGREPRRWGLVDWGRMTTETAALLQRLGLAIDPGATLGALSTAEQQMVAIARGVSLGAKVLVLDEPTSSLAEREVSILYDLIRQLQAQGTAIVYISHRFDELYTVCDRVTVLRDGKLVGTHRVADLERLDLVCLMLGKQRDELRQGTTGFGATQAEAEGTTPLLRTDGLRRGQKLRGVTLDVRKGEILGVAGLLGSGRTETARAIFGADPAEDGTIQLDGKRLSPRTPDDAIAAGIAFVSEDRKGEGIIPELSVRENLTLAALPTLTRMGIVDRAKQREVVDRFMKRLGVKATSADQKIRELSGGNQQKVLLARWLCMNPALLILDEPTRGIDIGAKGEIQALINELAGTGLGVLMISSELEELVEGSSRVVVLRDGQNVAELRGDDISQQSIIHAMAEGSAVSASAALEA from the coding sequence ATGACGAACCCGGCCCCCGCGCCCCCACCCTCCGTCGCCCCCGAGATTCTCCGCTTGGAGGGCATCGTCAAGCGCTTCGCGGGCGCCACGGCGCTGGATGGCGTGAACTTCACCTTGCGCCCCGGCGAGGTGCACGCGCTCGTCGGCGAGAACGGCGCGGGCAAGAGCACGCTCATCAAGATCATGACCGGCGCCTACCGCCGCGACGGCGGGCAGATGTGGCTCGAGGGGCAGCCGGTGGACTTCACCACGCCGGCCGCCGCGCAGGCCGCCGGCGTCATCGCCGTGCACCAGGAAATCCACCTTCTCAGCTTCCGCACCGTAGCCGAGAACGTGTACCTGGGCCGCGAGCCGCGCCGCTGGGGGCTGGTGGACTGGGGGCGGATGACCACCGAGACCGCCGCCCTGCTCCAGCGGCTGGGGCTTGCGATCGATCCGGGCGCCACGCTGGGCGCGCTGAGCACCGCGGAGCAGCAGATGGTGGCCATCGCCCGCGGCGTCTCGCTCGGCGCCAAGGTTCTCGTCCTCGACGAGCCCACCAGCTCGCTGGCCGAGCGCGAGGTTTCCATCCTGTACGACCTGATCCGCCAGCTGCAGGCGCAGGGCACCGCCATCGTCTACATCAGCCACCGCTTCGACGAGCTGTACACGGTGTGCGACCGGGTGACCGTGCTGCGCGACGGCAAGCTGGTGGGCACCCATCGCGTAGCCGACCTGGAGCGGCTTGACCTCGTCTGCCTGATGCTGGGCAAGCAGCGCGACGAGCTTCGGCAGGGCACCACCGGGTTCGGCGCCACCCAGGCCGAGGCCGAGGGCACCACGCCCCTGCTGCGCACGGATGGGCTGCGCCGCGGGCAGAAGCTGCGCGGCGTGACGCTGGACGTGCGCAAGGGAGAGATCCTGGGCGTAGCCGGCCTGCTGGGCTCGGGGCGCACGGAGACGGCGCGCGCCATCTTCGGCGCCGACCCGGCCGAGGACGGCACCATCCAGCTGGATGGAAAGCGGCTTTCTCCGCGAACCCCGGACGATGCCATCGCCGCGGGGATCGCTTTCGTCTCCGAAGACCGCAAGGGCGAGGGGATCATCCCCGAGCTTTCGGTGCGCGAGAACCTGACGCTGGCTGCGCTGCCCACGCTCACGCGGATGGGGATCGTCGACCGGGCGAAGCAGCGCGAGGTCGTCGACCGGTTCATGAAGCGGCTAGGCGTCAAGGCCACCAGCGCCGACCAGAAGATCCGCGAGCTTTCGGGCGGCAACCAGCAGAAGGTGCTGCTGGCCCGCTGGCTGTGCATGAACCCGGCGCTGCTGATCCTGGACGAGCCCACGCGCGGCATCGACATCGGCGCCAAGGGCGAGATCCAGGCGCTGATCAACGAGCTGGCCGGCACCGGGCTGGGCGTGCTGATGATCTCGTCGGAGCTGGAGGAGCTGGTGGAGGGGAGCTCGCGGGTGGTGGTGCTGCGCGACGGCCAGAACGTGGCCGAGCTGCGCGGCGACGACATCTCGCAGCAGTCGATCATCCACGCGATGGCCGAGGGAAGCGCCGTGTCGGCCTCCGCGGCCCTGGAGGCCTGA
- a CDS encoding glycoside hydrolase family 43 protein → MNEIRLAAVADAPFRFEGAITDGSTLVVMGRDAAGARMMEEYSLGERTHNAWLDVYAALAARFGTRVPRNRQPPEPATFRAPFRPLLTENLSPDVLHGYGDPAVIRADEGGGTWYYLVATSNDAPDAFPIARSRDLADWEMVGFVFPRGQKPAWAADGEGVSDFWAPEMHRVGGEYRVYFAARERDGHDLAIGMATSASPGGPFETPSEPVLRGGVIDPHVVVDDDGAAFLLWKDDTNGVWPGLLHQLLHEHGRLIAELLPDEADRRTASLLATLWPWVRTLEPMERFFAQQVLVEAVTERFSAVRNRLSAMLGREADPEVRQAIRAVLSAMRTPAWAQRLSEDGRRLEGERTLVLQNDQPWEAHLIEGIWVTRRAGKHYLFYAGNDFSTARYGIGVAVADAPLGPYRKMAQPLLRSTAEWWGPGHPSVAQGPDGEPWLFLHAFFPGRTGYNEFRALLAVPLVLDGEHVAVRADDESVAVYDDLAEMQTIGAAR, encoded by the coding sequence ATGAACGAGATCCGGCTCGCCGCCGTCGCCGATGCGCCCTTCAGGTTCGAGGGGGCGATCACCGACGGCTCGACCCTCGTCGTCATGGGACGGGATGCGGCCGGCGCGCGGATGATGGAGGAATACAGCCTGGGCGAGCGGACGCACAACGCCTGGCTGGACGTGTACGCCGCGCTGGCGGCGCGCTTCGGGACGCGGGTGCCGCGCAACCGGCAGCCGCCCGAGCCGGCGACGTTCCGTGCCCCATTTCGCCCGCTGCTGACGGAGAACCTGTCGCCGGACGTGCTGCACGGGTATGGCGATCCGGCGGTGATCCGCGCGGACGAGGGTGGCGGGACGTGGTACTACCTGGTCGCCACCTCCAACGACGCGCCCGACGCGTTTCCCATCGCCCGGTCGCGCGACCTCGCGGACTGGGAGATGGTGGGCTTCGTCTTCCCGCGCGGCCAGAAGCCGGCGTGGGCGGCGGACGGCGAGGGCGTCAGCGACTTCTGGGCGCCCGAGATGCACCGCGTTGGCGGCGAGTACCGGGTGTACTTCGCGGCGCGGGAGCGGGATGGACACGACCTCGCGATCGGCATGGCGACGTCTGCGAGCCCCGGCGGGCCGTTCGAGACACCGTCCGAGCCGGTGCTGCGCGGCGGCGTGATCGATCCGCACGTGGTGGTGGACGACGACGGCGCCGCCTTCCTGCTGTGGAAGGACGACACCAACGGCGTCTGGCCGGGGCTGCTTCACCAGCTGCTGCACGAGCACGGCCGGCTGATCGCCGAGCTGCTGCCGGACGAGGCCGACCGCCGCACCGCCTCGCTGCTGGCGACGCTGTGGCCGTGGGTGCGCACGCTGGAGCCGATGGAGCGCTTTTTCGCCCAGCAGGTCCTGGTAGAAGCCGTCACCGAGCGGTTTTCGGCGGTGAGGAACCGGCTCTCCGCGATGCTGGGCCGCGAGGCGGACCCGGAGGTGCGGCAGGCCATCCGGGCCGTCCTGAGCGCGATGCGCACGCCGGCATGGGCACAGCGGCTTTCGGAGGACGGGCGCAGGCTGGAAGGGGAGCGCACCCTGGTGCTGCAGAACGACCAGCCCTGGGAGGCGCACCTCATCGAGGGCATCTGGGTTACCCGGCGCGCCGGCAAGCACTACCTGTTCTACGCCGGGAACGACTTCTCGACCGCGCGCTACGGCATCGGCGTGGCCGTGGCGGACGCGCCGCTGGGACCATATCGCAAGATGGCCCAGCCGCTCCTCCGCTCCACGGCGGAGTGGTGGGGGCCGGGGCACCCGTCCGTGGCGCAGGGGCCGGACGGCGAGCCGTGGCTGTTCCTGCACGCCTTCTTTCCCGGCCGGACGGGATACAACGAGTTCCGCGCACTGCTCGCGGTGCCGCTGGTGCTGGACGGAGAACACGTGGCGGTGAGGGCGGACGACGAGAGCGTCGCCGTATACGATGACCTGGCGGAAATGCAAACGATCGGAGCTGCGCGATGA